From a single Sporolituus thermophilus DSM 23256 genomic region:
- a CDS encoding DMT family transporter, protein MLLMGLVHSALALGLYFTGLKSVKVQHASILSYIDPVSALLYALLIFGERPTITTMPGAHHKAPPAGGALFQEKCSRRAAS, encoded by the coding sequence ATGCTACTCATGGGGCTTGTCCACTCCGCCCTGGCCCTCGGCCTCTATTTTACCGGCCTGAAAAGCGTCAAAGTACAACATGCCAGCATTCTGTCTTACATTGACCCAGTCAGTGCTTTGTTATACGCCTTGCTGATTTTCGGCGAAAGACCTACAATCACCACCATGCCGGGCGCACATCACAAAGCACCTCCTGCCGGAGGTGCTTTGTTTCAGGAGAAATGCTCGCGCCGCGCCGCGTCGTAG
- a CDS encoding sensor histidine kinase encodes MTEILLVEMIERMGVAVTMALILAQTATFRRLVQRRVTGRDRLLLTLFFGLIGILGTYAGIPVNDALANSRVVGVMAAGLIGGPKMGVAVGLIAGGHRYLLGGFTAGACALANICEGILAGYIHRRWLTRPVPWWLALAAGMVGETLQMMIILLVARPFSAALALVQEIALPMIVVNSIGLAIFMQIMKMARDAQRKVGAEQSHKALEIATKTLPFLRRGLTADSAEATARIIFAAAGYDAVAITDTERVLAFVGVEAAHHAVPGAGLTRATRHVLATGRIWVARNRQEIGCRCGDCRLASAVVVPLVRAGLVVGTLKLYYTRANAVGDADIVFAEGIAHLFSTQLELAEIDQQAKLAARAKLKALHAQINPHFLFNTLNTITSLIRTNPDLARELLLKLSTIFRHTLHKTGRNITIAEELTQVRAYLAIEQARHGHKLKVVEDIAPHLVNCLIPSLTIQPLVENAIKHGLGPKAEGGCVWLTVREGPEAALEIVIADDGVGMDLTCRHPLRQPGNEAIGLINVHERLRGQFGPSYGLTLESRPGGGTVVTMRVPRGLEEVNDCA; translated from the coding sequence ATGACAGAGATCCTTTTGGTGGAAATGATAGAACGCATGGGCGTTGCCGTGACAATGGCCCTCATTTTGGCCCAGACCGCGACTTTTCGTCGTCTGGTGCAGCGGCGGGTAACCGGTCGGGACCGGCTATTATTGACCCTGTTCTTTGGGTTAATTGGTATTCTCGGTACTTACGCCGGCATTCCGGTCAATGATGCGCTGGCCAATTCCCGAGTGGTCGGCGTCATGGCCGCCGGCCTCATTGGCGGGCCGAAGATGGGAGTAGCTGTCGGCCTGATCGCCGGCGGTCATCGCTATTTGCTCGGCGGGTTTACGGCCGGCGCCTGTGCCTTGGCTAATATCTGCGAAGGGATCCTTGCCGGCTATATTCACCGGCGCTGGCTAACCCGGCCTGTTCCCTGGTGGTTGGCGCTGGCAGCCGGCATGGTCGGGGAAACGCTGCAAATGATGATTATTTTGCTCGTGGCCCGGCCCTTTTCCGCCGCGCTGGCGCTGGTGCAGGAAATTGCCCTGCCGATGATTGTCGTAAACTCCATTGGGTTGGCTATCTTCATGCAGATAATGAAAATGGCGAGGGACGCCCAGCGGAAGGTGGGAGCCGAGCAGTCGCACAAAGCGCTGGAAATTGCGACGAAAACCTTGCCGTTTTTGCGGCGCGGGCTTACTGCCGATTCGGCTGAGGCAACGGCCCGGATTATTTTTGCCGCCGCCGGCTATGATGCGGTGGCAATCACCGATACCGAACGGGTACTGGCTTTCGTGGGCGTCGAGGCTGCCCATCATGCTGTGCCCGGAGCGGGACTGACACGGGCCACCCGCCATGTATTGGCCACCGGCCGCATTTGGGTTGCCCGCAACCGCCAGGAAATTGGCTGCCGCTGCGGCGACTGCCGGCTGGCCAGTGCCGTCGTGGTGCCGCTGGTGCGGGCCGGCTTGGTCGTGGGAACGCTAAAGCTCTATTATACCCGGGCCAATGCGGTCGGGGACGCCGATATTGTTTTCGCCGAGGGAATAGCCCATCTCTTTTCGACGCAGCTGGAACTGGCCGAAATCGACCAACAGGCCAAGCTGGCGGCCAGAGCCAAACTAAAAGCGCTGCATGCGCAGATAAATCCCCATTTTCTGTTTAATACCCTCAACACTATTACCTCTTTGATCCGCACCAATCCTGACCTTGCCCGGGAACTACTGCTGAAGCTGAGTACCATTTTCCGCCATACCCTCCACAAAACAGGACGCAATATCACAATCGCCGAGGAATTAACCCAAGTTCGGGCGTACCTGGCCATTGAGCAGGCCCGCCACGGGCATAAACTTAAGGTCGTGGAGGACATTGCGCCCCATCTGGTAAACTGCCTCATTCCTTCCCTTACCATTCAGCCTTTGGTTGAAAACGCCATTAAACACGGCCTGGGGCCGAAGGCGGAAGGCGGCTGCGTCTGGCTTACCGTGCGGGAGGGACCCGAGGCGGCGTTAGAAATCGTTATTGCCGACGACGGTGTCGGGATGGACCTAACCTGTCGCCATCCGCTGCGGCAGCCGGGTAATGAAGCCATTGGGCTGATCAACGTTCACGAACGGCTGCGGGGACAGTTTGGTCCGTCTTACGGCCTGACCCTGGAAAGCAGGCCGGGGGGCGGCACCGTTGTC
- a CDS encoding MATE family efflux transporter: protein MSLSADYMRQRILKLVWPVVMEGFGVMLVGVVTTAMVGQFGAVSLSAVGLSTMVQAASSIIFAAAGTGAAAIVAREAGAGNWEAVRSVAGQGVLLGLVLGTALGVIGFVAAPYLFLVTSADASVAHLAGELLRITFVTTPLFLAMAVANNVLRAIGLTRLTFYLTAINNVLAILLGYGLIFGVAGQPLGAYGAAWTACLTQASGGLLAIGALAAVRQIGLRWRHVFIIRRDYIARIVAISLPAGLEQLAMQGGRIAFTFMLAGVGATQFAAHQIALQVESISFMPGFGFSVAAMALVGQHLGRGLPHRAVQYAALTNRIAALSMTMMGVMFFFFARPLTALFVNDPEVIYWGAQCVMIAAFEQPTIAITYTLGGAMRGAGDTRWPMYVTTTGVWLVRLPLIYLFIVLWQYDVTAAWVITALDFLVRSLILWRRFTSTKWQ, encoded by the coding sequence ATGTCATTATCAGCGGATTATATGCGCCAGAGGATCCTAAAGCTTGTTTGGCCGGTGGTCATGGAAGGGTTTGGCGTCATGCTGGTCGGTGTCGTCACAACGGCCATGGTCGGACAGTTCGGCGCCGTTAGCCTGTCTGCCGTGGGGTTGTCGACGATGGTTCAGGCGGCTTCGTCCATCATTTTCGCCGCAGCCGGTACTGGCGCAGCGGCCATCGTCGCCCGTGAGGCAGGGGCCGGCAACTGGGAAGCGGTACGGAGCGTGGCCGGCCAGGGGGTACTCCTCGGCCTGGTCTTGGGTACGGCTCTGGGAGTTATCGGTTTTGTAGCGGCGCCGTATCTTTTTCTGGTGACGAGCGCCGACGCGTCTGTTGCGCACTTGGCCGGGGAACTATTGCGCATCACCTTTGTTACCACGCCGCTGTTTTTGGCCATGGCCGTGGCCAATAACGTCTTGCGGGCCATTGGCCTGACGCGGCTGACTTTTTATCTGACGGCGATAAATAATGTGCTGGCAATCCTCCTCGGCTATGGACTGATTTTCGGTGTAGCCGGCCAGCCGTTGGGCGCGTATGGCGCGGCGTGGACAGCCTGCCTCACCCAGGCGTCAGGCGGCCTTTTGGCGATAGGGGCGCTCGCGGCCGTGCGGCAAATCGGCCTGCGGTGGCGCCATGTGTTCATCATCAGGCGCGACTATATAGCCCGGATCGTGGCCATCAGCCTGCCGGCCGGACTGGAGCAGCTGGCCATGCAGGGCGGCCGGATTGCCTTTACGTTTATGCTTGCCGGCGTGGGAGCAACCCAATTTGCCGCCCACCAGATCGCCCTACAGGTGGAGTCCATTTCGTTTATGCCAGGGTTTGGCTTTTCGGTTGCTGCCATGGCCTTGGTGGGCCAGCACCTCGGACGCGGTTTGCCGCACCGGGCGGTCCAGTATGCCGCGCTGACCAACCGCATCGCGGCGCTGAGTATGACCATGATGGGCGTAATGTTTTTCTTTTTTGCCCGGCCGCTTACGGCCCTCTTTGTGAACGACCCGGAGGTAATTTATTGGGGCGCACAGTGTGTGATGATCGCCGCCTTTGAGCAGCCCACCATCGCCATCACCTATACCCTGGGCGGGGCGATGCGCGGCGCCGGCGATACCCGCTGGCCGATGTATGTGACAACTACCGGCGTGTGGTTGGTACGCCTGCCGCTGATTTATCTGTTCATCGTCTTATGGCAGTATGATGTGACCGCTGCCTGGGTGATAACAGCCCTCGACTTTTTAGTGCGCAGCCTTATCCTGTGGCGGCGGTTTACCAGCACGAAATGGCAATAA